The genomic DNA TATGGATCGTATCAAGGAAGTAATTGAATTATGTTTAGAAGTTGAAGTTGAAGTTGAAGATGAAGCAAAGTCTGATTTGCAGTTTGTTGGAATTCAAAGAGTGGCGGTAGGATAATGAGTAAAATACCTAGAGTTACAGCTCGTCAAGTTATTTCAGCCTTGAAAAAGTACGCACCATCTGTAAGGCCTAATGGGATTCATTCGTTACAGCTCGTCAAGTTATTTCAGCCTTGAAAAAGGCTGGTTTTGAGGTAGTTCGTATAAAAGGCAGTCATTATTATCTTCGACATTTTGATAACCGCTCTACGGTTGTGCCTGTTCATTCGGGTGAAATTATAGGTGTTGGTTTGATGAATAAGATCCT from Desulfobacterales bacterium includes the following:
- a CDS encoding type II toxin-antitoxin system HicA family toxin, yielding MSALKKAGFEVVRIKGSHYYLRHFDNRSTVVPVHSGEIIGVGLMNKILNDCDMTVEDFKVYLS